In a single window of the Penaeus monodon isolate SGIC_2016 chromosome 3, NSTDA_Pmon_1, whole genome shotgun sequence genome:
- the LOC119595647 gene encoding cuticle protein 7-like isoform X1 — protein sequence MFTKTVVALALVAVTLAAPSQPSYGYAPPATYDAPAKYDFNYAVKDDYSGNDFGHQEARDGYDTQGSYYVLLPDGRLQKVAYTVNGDSGYVAEVSYEGEAQYPEYKPAPAYKPAPAYKPAPAYKPAPAYNPAPAYA from the exons ATGTTCACCAAG ACCGTCGTCGCTCTTGCCCTTGTGGCCGTAACTCTGGCTGCTCCTTCACAGCCTTCCTACGGATATGCTCCTCCCGCTACTTATGAT GCTcctgccaagtacgacttcaactatgccgtgaaggacgactactccggaAACGACTTCGGTCATCAGGAGGCCCGTGATGGTTACGATACCCAGGGTTCCTACTACGTTcttcttcccgacggtcgtctgcagaaggtTGCCTACACTGTCAACGGTGATTCTGGCTACGTAGCTGAGGTTAGCTACGAGGGTGAGGCCCAGTACCCCGAGtacaagcctgctcctgcctacaagcctgctcctgcctacaagcctgctcctgcctacaagcccgCCCCCGCTTACAACCCTGCTCCTGCCTATGCTTAA
- the LOC119595680 gene encoding cuticle protein 7-like, producing MFTKTVIAFALVAVAASAPSQPAYGYTPQPSYEGPAKYDFNYAVKDDYSGNDFGHQEARDGYDTQGSYYVLLPDGRLQKVAYTVNGDSGYVAEVSYEGEAQYPEYKPAYNPAPAYKPAPTYAY from the exons atgtTCACCAAG ACTGTCATTGCCTTCGCCCTCGTGGCCGTTGCTGCTTCTGCTCCTTCTCAACCAGCCTATGGATATACCCCTCAGCCATCCTATGAA GGCCCTGCTAAGTACGATTTCAATTATGCTGTGAAAGACGACTACTCCggaaacgacttcggtcaccaggagGCTCGTGATGGCTACGATACTCAGGGTTCTTACTACGTtctccttcccgacggtcgtctgcagaaaGTGGCTTACACTGTCAATGGGGACTCCGGTTATGTGGccgaggtcagctacgagggtgagGCCCAATACCCCGAGTATAAGCCTGCTTACAACCCAGCCCCTGCATACAAGCCAGCTCCTACCTACgcctattaa
- the LOC119586679 gene encoding pro-resilin-like: protein MFTKTIFALALVAAAASAPSQPAYGYVPEPAYEAPAKYDFNYAVKDDYSGNDFGHQEARDGYDTQGSYYVLLPDDRLQKVAYTVNGDSGYVAEVSYEGEAQYPEYKPAYNPAPSYKPTPSTPKTFHNYGYLLK, encoded by the exons ATGTTCACCAAG ACTATCTTTGCCCTCGCCCTCGTGGCCGCTGCTGCCTCTGCTCCTTCTCAGCCAGCCTATGGATATGTTCCTGAGCCTGCCTATGAG GCCcctgccaagtacgacttcaactatgctgtgaaggacgactactccggTAACGACTTCGGTCATCAGGAAGCTCGTGACGGTTACGATACTCAGGGTTCTTACTACGTGCTCCTTCCCGACGAtcgtctgcagaaggtcgcctacactgtcaacggcgactcTGGTTACGTGGccgaggtcagctacgagggtgagGCCCAGTACCCTGAGTACAAGCCTGCCTACAATCCAGCACCTTCTTATAAGCCTACCCCGTCTACGCCTAAAACATTTCATAATTATGGATATTTATTAAAATGA
- the LOC119595733 gene encoding cuticle protein 7-like, with product MFTKTIFALALVAAAASAPSQPAYGYVPEPAYEAPAKYNFNYAVKDDYSGNDFGHQEARDGYDTQGSYYVLLPDGRLQKVAYTVNGDSGYVAEVSYEGEAQYPEYKPAYNPAPSYKPTPVYA from the exons ATGTTCACCAAG ACTATCTTTGCCCTCGCCCTCGTGGCCGCTGCTGCCTCTGCTCCTTCTCAGCCAGCCTATGGATATGTTCCTGAGCCTGCCTATGAG GCCCCTGCCAAGTACAACTTCAACTATGCtgtgaaggacgactactccggTAACGACTTCGGTCATCAGGAAGCTCGTGACGGTTACGATACTCAGGGTTCTTACTACGTgctccttcccgacggtcgtctgcagaaggtcgcctacactgtcaacggcgactcTGGTTACGTGGccgaggtcagctacgagggtgagGCCCAGTACCCTGAGTACAAGCCTGCCTACAATCCAGCACCTTCTTATAAGCCTACCCCCGTCTACGCCTAA
- the LOC119595647 gene encoding cuticle protein 7-like isoform X2, producing MFTKTVIAFALVAVAASAPSQPAYGYTPQPSYEGPAKYDFNYAVKDDYSGNDFGHQEARDGYDTQGSYYVLLPDGRLQKVAYAVNGDSGYVAEVSYEGEAQYPEYKPAYNPAPAYKPAPTYAY from the exons ATGTTCACCAAG ACTGTCATTGCCTTCGCCCTCGTGGCCGTTGCTGCTTCTGCTCCTTCTCAACCAGCCTATGGATATACCCCTCAGCCATCTTATGAA GGCCCTGCTAAGTACGATTTCAATTATGCTGTGAAAGACGACTACTCTGGAAACGACTTCGGTCATCAGGAGGCCCGTGATGGCTACGATACTCAGGGTTCCTACTACGTcctccttcccgacggtcgtctgcagaaggtAGCCTACGCTGTCAACGGCGACTCTGGTTATGTGGccgaggtcagctacgagggtgagGCCCAATACCCCGAGTACAAGCCTGCTTACAACCCAGCCCCTGCATACAAGCCAGCTCCTACCTACGCCTATTGA
- the LOC119595723 gene encoding pupal cuticle protein Edg-84A-like, with protein sequence MFTKTVVALALVAIAASAPSQPAYGYAPQSTYEVPAKYDFNYAVKDDYSGNDFGHQEARDGYDTQGSYYVLLSDGRCRRSPTLSTVTPVTWPRSATRVRPSTLSTSLPTTLYLPTNQNLHTPK encoded by the exons ATGTTCACTAAG ACTGTTGTTGCCCTCGCCCTCGTGGCCATTGCTGCCTCTGCTCCTTCTCAACCAGCCTATGGCTATGCTCCTCAGTCAACCTATGAG GTCcctgccaagtacgacttcaactatgcagtgaaggacgactactctggcaacgacttcggtcaccaggaaGCTCGCGATGGTTACGATACTCAGGGTTCTTACTACGTCCTCCTTTCCGACGGTCGCTGCAGAAGGTCGCCTACACTGTCAACGGTGACTCCGGTTACGTGGccgaggtcagctacgagggtgagGCCCAGTACCCTGAGTACAAGCCTGCCTACAACGTTGTACCTGCCTACAAACCAGAACCTGCATACGCCTAAAtga
- the LOC119595691 gene encoding cuticle protein 7-like → MFIKTVIAFALVAVAASAPSQPAYGYTPQPSYEGPAKYDFNYAVKDDYSGNDFGHQEARDGYDTQGSYYVLLPDGRLQKVAYTVNGDSGYVAEVSYEGEAQYPEYKPAYNPAPEYKPAPTYAY, encoded by the exons ATGTTCATCAAG ACTGTCATTGCCTTCGCCCTCGTGGCCGTTGCTGCTTCTGCTCCTTCTCAACCAGCCTATGGATATACCCCTCAGCCATCCTATGAA GGCCCTGCTAAGTACGATTTCAATTATGCTGTGAAAGACGACTACTCCggaaacgacttcggtcaccaggagGCTCGTGATGGCTACGATACTCAGGGTTCTTACTACGTtctccttcccgacggtcgtctgcagaaaGTGGCTTACACTGTCAATGGCGACTCCGGTTATGTGGccgaggtcagctacgagggtgagGCCCAATACCCCGAGTACAAGCCTGCTTACAACCCAGCCCCTGAATACAAGCCAGCTCCTACCTACgcctattaa